The Triticum urartu cultivar G1812 chromosome 5, Tu2.1, whole genome shotgun sequence genome contains the following window.
TGCCAAGCAGCGCATGGAAAACACATAAAAGCCTCTCGAAAAGACTCTCACTTGGGCGATCAAGCAGGACATCCATGGGAGGTTCCAGCAAAGAGTCGACTTCCCGTCTCGAGGCAATCAAACTGGCAGGAGGAAGGGGCGAATCTGCATCTTCATAGATTATGCGTGCCGCAAGCAGGCTTAGTATCGCAGGAGCAAGTGTATGCCTCATGCCCCTAGAGTTTTTAGTAAGAACATGAAAATACAAGAGTAGTCATTAGTATATTAAAAGAAATAGTCACAAGTTGCACTTGAGGGACAGCAATGCCCTAAAGTATCAAAAGAATAGAGATGTTTCACACTACCTAAGCATGCTAGTGATCTAGTACATGAAATACACGTCACACTAAGAACTTAAAACTAAGCAATGATGTTTTTCAATAGATGTTAATCAATTGAAAAACTAATATCAGGAAAATCTCCGAGCAAAATTAAACTTCAAACATAACTATATTGTTTTTCAATCCTTACCTATCTGCCAGGATTACTTGAAGCAACCTGATGATAAATTGGAGGCGCAGCCACACTATTGCCTGCAGAGCAGATGCTGAAGGAGGAGTTGGATCATTACCCACCGTGACTCGCCTGCCAATATTTGGACTTCCACCTCGAATTCCTTTACGGCCACTGGATTTGTTCGATGAAACATCATTTCCTGAAGGAACTAAACCAACATGTTTGGCACCATTTCGTGATATTGCTTTGATGTGTTCACTGACAGTTCCCATCTGTTTGATCAATTCACCAGCAAATATACTGCGAAATTCAGGCGAACTCCTGTCGATGCATGGCAACAtaaattcagcaaaggccttctcAGTTACATATTTATTAATATTAGATCTGATGGCTTCAACGCTTCTATCCACATTATTTGGGGTACTTTTGCTTGGCCTTTTGGCATCGGCGGGGTCATCCACAACTTCTCCTTCCTCGATTGGAGCTGCTTCCAATTTCCTCTTGGCACTTCTGTTAGCCATTACATCAGTAAGCAAGCTGGACCATCCCCATGGTTTCCAAACCTGTGCCTTTATTGGAACACCTCTTCGTGTAGCAATAGTAAGAAGCTGCTGTCTTGTGGACTTGCGTCCCAGAACAGCATCTTGCCCTTGAAGGATCCATTTGACATCCACGACAAGTGACTCCTGTAGCTTCCCAAGAAGGTGGACAACTTCAGAGTAGAGAGGAGCAGCATCAGGTCTGGCAACTAATCTCGACAGGATGATTTCAGTAAACCCTTTCTCGCTTTCAGATAGTGTAAAGCTCTCAGAATTAGGGGACAGCTTCCGAAGTCCGTCTGCAAGTGTCATCAGTATCGGCATGGGTATCTTACTTTTTTCAGCTTTATCAAGTTTTTCTGCAAGAGCCTGTTCATCTAAAAGAAGCCTCAACTCAACCCATTGCCAATGGAACTTTGCAGGTTGGAGGGTATCTAGGGACTGAACAAGCCTCTCCGATAGGAGTTTTAACTCATTCTCTTTTGCCTCACCAGGTTCCGAACCATCCACCTGAATAACTGCTGGCGTTTTACAATCAACAAGGGCATTCAGAAAAAGACGGCCACGGAGAGGCATGAATAGCTGCCTCACATTCTTGTCAGAGCAATGTGTTTCAAGCATTGCAGCAAACTCCGAATCACCAACATCAGCAGCCAGAAGATCATACAGCTGATGTGTATTACGAAAGCAAATATCACGAAAAGGTTGATGCCTAGTGATGTCATTTATTGCATTTGCAATAGACTGATAAACCTGCATGTCTTCACGGCTAAGGATATACTGCCTCCAACGTACTATTGCAAAAACTGAATAGGCTGGAGGAAATACCACACTCAAAGGAAGCTTCTGCTGCAATCTCGATAGTGCAAGAACATAGGACTCGCCAAGAATGTCTGCAATAAGCCCATCATAGACGGTTCTACAGTTCCCCAATAGAATCCTAAACCAGTGAACCAAAACCTCTATTGAATTATCCATCTTAAAGGTTACAGCAGAACGGGACGCACCATTAGTGCTAGGTCTCAAACCTCTTAGGACCTGCTGAATTTCCAGGCCATCTTTTATTTTCAGGACAGCAATCATCCGCTCAAGACTGACAGCTCCATGAACAACAGCACCCACAACAAGCGCAGAGATAGCAGCGGCTACTTTTCCAGCCCTCCCAACAAAGCCTTTCCCTGTGGTACTTAGAGGTTCATTTGTATGATTTCCATAGGCATCATGAGTCTCAGAAGATGGTTGAAACTGATTGCGCTGGACCTTAGGAGGAGCAAAAGCTGCTGTAACAGCTGAAGAAGCTTCAACAGCCAGAGCTACTTCAAAAACCCGACTGAAGCGATCCCCAAGAGCTTCTTTCAGTAAGCAGAGAGAATTTATGTGGATGTGCAAAGTGTGCCGAACAAAGCTTAATGAATTACCAATAGAAGCAACTCCATGATAGTTACCCCCTGCAAAATCCAAATGTTTAGCTATGACATGCCCGGCATTCACAACAACTGCAGAAACAGCAGAAGCAACTGCTGAAGGGTCtccatctggagttgctcctccGTTTTGCCTGATACATTCTACTAAGCCCAAAACAGTGTCATGTGCAATTTGATAACTGTCTTCCTTCTCAAAAGAGGGACTCTTGGGTGCTGCAGGAATTTTCTTTTCCTTCAAATTGCGTTGAATCTCTTCAGCTTGCCGCTGCACTATCTCCTTCATATTTGGAATAATTCTTGAACCCCTTCCGCTAAGCTTTTGACGGACTTGATCATCAATCTCTTCACCTCCTAAGACTCCCGAAGAGGAAACAAAATCACCATCAATCGACCGACCATTATCAAGATCAGCTAGCAGTCGCTGGTCACATGTGGTCCTAAAATTTTTCTCCCACCTAACCACACTAGCCACATCCCTATATTTCCTCAAAAAATACCGGGTATAAGGAAAAGCTGCTGGTGCAGGATGCCTTGCAGTTCCTAACACAAAATTTCTGTTCGTTGAAGCATTGAGGACTTCAGGCAAGAGATCAGTTGCAAGAAGTATGTTCTCGTACCTGTAAGGATTACATAGTGGAGCCATCAGAAAAAAAAATCAATATAGCAGTATATAGCTAAGTTGAAACATCCGTTCATCACAGATGACCATCTCTCTCGCTACCTTCTAGTCAAGGAACTTAAAAAAAAACACTGAGCATGTCTACATATAAAACCAGAAACATAAGTAATTCTTACTAAATTGTAGAGCATATCAGCACATAGAAACAAAACAGTGTCTACTTTTGATAGATAAATGGTGGTGGATATATGAGGACAGACTGCAGACATCACACAAGTATTGGTCATTTCTCGTAAACCTTCATGCCATGGAACTCGATAAGGCAAAACACACGTGAAATCACCACAATTTAGGCCACGTTTTCGTTTCAGATAGATGCGTATACAACAAAACAGAAGGTGATGCATTATCCTCTATACTAGTGACTAAAATTTCATTATCTTCTATTCCCATGTTGCCTGCTTCATGTTTGTTTAAACTGAGACTAATGGAATCAACATTAGGAGAAACTTACCTAAGCAAGGATGAGAACACAAATGCCTCACCGACCTGACAAACTTGGTTATCTCTGTTCTTCATATGTGCCGCACTTCTCCCAACTTGACCAAGTGTACCCATTCCTCCACGAATTTTTGCTAGCAACCATACAAGGAACCTTGCAGCAGAGGCTAAATCACAGCATGTGTCCAGTATATAGAGAATTGACATCAGTTCTTCATCGCCTAGCCTCCATTTGGACACAGTTTTGTCATCAGGCTGAGAGGAAAAGGAGCTTATGGAATTGCTAGCTTTGCAAGCTGTCGTTTCATTTCCTTCAACAAGTTGCCTTACTGATTTCAACAACCACACAGAGATGGATCGCCTTTCAAGCAATCTAAGTTTCTTCAATGACTTCCCAACTTCAGCCAGATTTGTCATCCTCGTGTGATCAGCATCTTTGCCACTGTCACCATCAGTGCTAGGTTTATGGTGAGGACAGCTCAGCTTGCTCTCGCAAAGATGACTTGTAGATGCCTCCCCCTGACTGCCTTCAATTTTAGCAGTCGCAAGCTGTGCAAGATTCTGTGTTTTGCGAACCACTTTAGCTCTACCTCTAGAAGTTTGTTTAATAGACTTCAGTGCAGGTTCAGCCTTAAAAGATTCCTGTAGCTCTGTCCCTTTCCTCACCCACCAAACATCCTCCTCGTCTGACTGAATCAATGGGAAGAAAGGAGAGGTTCTCTCATCCACCTTTTGTCCATTAATCCTCATACAATCCTCACAGCCATTTTTTGCTTCTCCGGTATCAACTTGTGTCAGTGTTGAAGTAGACGATCCTTGAAAGTTCATTTTAGTTTCATTTTGTTCTGATTCTGCCGAGTGAGGATATATAAAGCACAACAGGCTCGACACCAGAACTTTCACATCTTCTACTTGTTCAGGCACACCGCCGTGATTAGTACCTCCTGATGGAATCCAGAGGTAGGAACTTGAAGTATACTCACCCCTGTTATT
Protein-coding sequences here:
- the LOC125511559 gene encoding mediator of RNA polymerase II transcription subunit 12 isoform X2 translates to MQRYAGAGNSNSSGFSGGPASAGGRDSSRLDVSPYAPPNYPLNPRRQQQLAPYRLKCDREPLNNKLGPPDFYPQTPNCPEETLTKEYVQSGYKETVEGIEEAREIVLSHISYFCKPDIVGKCKEALKKRLRAINESRAQKRKAGQVYGVPLSGSLLIKPGVYPEQRPCNEDSRRKWAEALAQPNKRLRLLSEHVPHGYRRKSLFDVLTRCNVPLLRATWFVKVTYLNQVRPTSSSISTGASDNQRSNQWTKDVVEYLQQLLDESSLKEAHPSFKEQPSAGLISGATQVKLKHEAPSAGGDTEEPLVHFKWWYMVRLVQWHLTEELLVPSVLIEWLCYQLQERDSVEALELLLPIVLGLVETITLSQTYVRMFMEILVRRLSDASAVDNPKRSSINSVIAELLRYMVLAVPDTFVSLDCFPLPSFVAPDVYGRGALLKITGGGEMSSSKRRDVYRYLSCGYAVCSIQRRASDLATLASPNVHARGAAKVVQALDKALVTGNLTMAYSSLFNDLSDALMEERWIKEVSPCLQSSLMWIGTVELSLICSIFFLCEWATCDYRDCRTSPSQNVKFTGRRDSSQIHLAVSILKSKMTEMNKLSRSKSSSRIAMNNIGKGSSLNDVSVAATKVGDSSGLRSNGKNEEEKKERKDIFESPGPLHDIIVCWLDQHEVSSAAGFKRVDVLIIELIRSGVFYPQAYVRQLIISGVTDKNGTLLDMERKRRHHRILKQLPGSSLFDILEEDVVAEEQQLHELMSTYSSERRLVLSELSSGQSFDANNRGEYTSSSYLWIPSGGTNHGGVPEQVEDVKVLVSSLLCFIYPHSAESEQNETKMNFQGSSTSTLTQVDTGEAKNGCEDCMRINGQKVDERTSPFFPLIQSDEEDVWWVRKGTELQESFKAEPALKSIKQTSRGRAKVVRKTQNLAQLATAKIEGSQGEASTSHLCESKLSCPHHKPSTDGDSGKDADHTRMTNLAEVGKSLKKLRLLERRSISVWLLKSVRQLVEGNETTACKASNSISSFSSQPDDKTVSKWRLGDEELMSILYILDTCCDLASAARFLVWLLAKIRGGMGTLGQVGRSAAHMKNRDNQVCQVGEAFVFSSLLRYENILLATDLLPEVLNASTNRNFVLGTARHPAPAAFPYTRYFLRKYRDVASVVRWEKNFRTTCDQRLLADLDNGRSIDGDFVSSSGVLGGEEIDDQVRQKLSGRGSRIIPNMKEIVQRQAEEIQRNLKEKKIPAAPKSPSFEKEDSYQIAHDTVLGLVECIRQNGGATPDGDPSAVASAVSAVVVNAGHVIAKHLDFAGGNYHGVASIGNSLSFVRHTLHIHINSLCLLKEALGDRFSRVFEVALAVEASSAVTAAFAPPKVQRNQFQPSSETHDAYGNHTNEPLSTTGKGFVGRAGKVAAAISALVVGAVVHGAVSLERMIAVLKIKDGLEIQQVLRGLRPSTNGASRSAVTFKMDNSIEVLVHWFRILLGNCRTVYDGLIADILGESYVLALSRLQQKLPLSVVFPPAYSVFAIVRWRQYILSREDMQVYQSIANAINDITRHQPFRDICFRNTHQLYDLLAADVGDSEFAAMLETHCSDKNVRQLFMPLRGRLFLNALVDCKTPAVIQVDGSEPGEAKENELKLLSERLVQSLDTLQPAKFHWQWVELRLLLDEQALAEKLDKAEKSKIPMPILMTLADGLRKLSPNSESFTLSESEKGFTEIILSRLVARPDAAPLYSEVVHLLGKLQESLVVDVKWILQGQDAVLGRKSTRQQLLTIATRRGVPIKAQVWKPWGWSSLLTDVMANRSAKRKLEAAPIEEGEVVDDPADAKRPSKSTPNNVDRSVEAIRSNINKYVTEKAFAEFMLPCIDRSSPEFRSIFAGELIKQMGTVSEHIKAISRNGAKHVGLVPSGNDVSSNKSSGRKGIRGGSPNIGRRVTVGNDPTPPSASALQAIVWLRLQFIIRLLQVILADRGMRHTLAPAILSLLAARIIYEDADSPLPPASLIASRREVDSLLEPPMDVLLDRPSESLFERLLCVFHALLGNCKPSWMKSKPVSKPTVRASRDIPAFDNEAAVALQSALDHMELPGAIRRRIQAAMPILPPARHPSIQSQPPQLSLAALSPLQSTPSTSGPQQKSTSHSWVPTNISSRSKAVLPPQDPEMEVDPWTLLEDGTSCPATSSGSNSASGIAPDHSNLKACSWLKGAVRVRRTELTYIGSLDDDS
- the LOC125511559 gene encoding mediator of RNA polymerase II transcription subunit 12 isoform X1, which produces MQRYAGAGNSNSSGFSGGPASAGGRDSSRLDVSPYAPPNYPLNPRRQQQLAPYRLKCDREPLNNKLGPPDFYPQTPNCPEETLTKEYVQSGYKETVEGIEEAREIVLSHISYFCKPDIVGKCKEALKKRLRAINESRAQKRKAGQVYGVPLSGSLLIKPGVYPEQRPCNEDSRRKWAEALAQPNKRLRLLSEHVPHGYRRKSLFDVLTRCNVPLLRATWFVKVTYLNQPQVRPTSSSISTGASDNQRSNQWTKDVVEYLQQLLDESSLKEAHPSFKEQPSAGLISGATQVKLKHEAPSAGGDTEEPLVHFKWWYMVRLVQWHLTEELLVPSVLIEWLCYQLQERDSVEALELLLPIVLGLVETITLSQTYVRMFMEILVRRLSDASAVDNPKRSSINSVIAELLRYMVLAVPDTFVSLDCFPLPSFVAPDVYGRGALLKITGGGEMSSSKRRDVYRYLSCGYAVCSIQRRASDLATLASPNVHARGAAKVVQALDKALVTGNLTMAYSSLFNDLSDALMEERWIKEVSPCLQSSLMWIGTVELSLICSIFFLCEWATCDYRDCRTSPSQNVKFTGRRDSSQIHLAVSILKSKMTEMNKLSRSKSSSRIAMNNIGKGSSLNDVSVAATKVGDSSGLRSNGKNEEEKKERKDIFESPGPLHDIIVCWLDQHEVSSAAGFKRVDVLIIELIRSGVFYPQAYVRQLIISGVTDKNGTLLDMERKRRHHRILKQLPGSSLFDILEEDVVAEEQQLHELMSTYSSERRLVLSELSSGQSFDANNRGEYTSSSYLWIPSGGTNHGGVPEQVEDVKVLVSSLLCFIYPHSAESEQNETKMNFQGSSTSTLTQVDTGEAKNGCEDCMRINGQKVDERTSPFFPLIQSDEEDVWWVRKGTELQESFKAEPALKSIKQTSRGRAKVVRKTQNLAQLATAKIEGSQGEASTSHLCESKLSCPHHKPSTDGDSGKDADHTRMTNLAEVGKSLKKLRLLERRSISVWLLKSVRQLVEGNETTACKASNSISSFSSQPDDKTVSKWRLGDEELMSILYILDTCCDLASAARFLVWLLAKIRGGMGTLGQVGRSAAHMKNRDNQVCQVGEAFVFSSLLRYENILLATDLLPEVLNASTNRNFVLGTARHPAPAAFPYTRYFLRKYRDVASVVRWEKNFRTTCDQRLLADLDNGRSIDGDFVSSSGVLGGEEIDDQVRQKLSGRGSRIIPNMKEIVQRQAEEIQRNLKEKKIPAAPKSPSFEKEDSYQIAHDTVLGLVECIRQNGGATPDGDPSAVASAVSAVVVNAGHVIAKHLDFAGGNYHGVASIGNSLSFVRHTLHIHINSLCLLKEALGDRFSRVFEVALAVEASSAVTAAFAPPKVQRNQFQPSSETHDAYGNHTNEPLSTTGKGFVGRAGKVAAAISALVVGAVVHGAVSLERMIAVLKIKDGLEIQQVLRGLRPSTNGASRSAVTFKMDNSIEVLVHWFRILLGNCRTVYDGLIADILGESYVLALSRLQQKLPLSVVFPPAYSVFAIVRWRQYILSREDMQVYQSIANAINDITRHQPFRDICFRNTHQLYDLLAADVGDSEFAAMLETHCSDKNVRQLFMPLRGRLFLNALVDCKTPAVIQVDGSEPGEAKENELKLLSERLVQSLDTLQPAKFHWQWVELRLLLDEQALAEKLDKAEKSKIPMPILMTLADGLRKLSPNSESFTLSESEKGFTEIILSRLVARPDAAPLYSEVVHLLGKLQESLVVDVKWILQGQDAVLGRKSTRQQLLTIATRRGVPIKAQVWKPWGWSSLLTDVMANRSAKRKLEAAPIEEGEVVDDPADAKRPSKSTPNNVDRSVEAIRSNINKYVTEKAFAEFMLPCIDRSSPEFRSIFAGELIKQMGTVSEHIKAISRNGAKHVGLVPSGNDVSSNKSSGRKGIRGGSPNIGRRVTVGNDPTPPSASALQAIVWLRLQFIIRLLQVILADRGMRHTLAPAILSLLAARIIYEDADSPLPPASLIASRREVDSLLEPPMDVLLDRPSESLFERLLCVFHALLGNCKPSWMKSKPVSKPTVRASRDIPAFDNEAAVALQSALDHMELPGAIRRRIQAAMPILPPARHPSIQSQPPQLSLAALSPLQSTPSTSGPQQKSTSHSWVPTNISSRSKAVLPPQDPEMEVDPWTLLEDGTSCPATSSGSNSASGIAPDHSNLKACSWLKGAVRVRRTELTYIGSLDDDS